AGGAATACACTAATGGTTTCTTAATGGCTCAGGCACCAGGGAGATCAGGCTCAATTATATCTGAAAGCATTTTGAGTTCCTAGGGTAAAAGACACTCTGTAAATCCAGATAATAAATAGGGCTTATTGATGACAGGTTAAAGAATCTGGCACTGTTTCGTTTGGAGAAAAATAGGGTGAGAAGAATTGAATAAGGGCTTTGAGTATATTTATTCCTTAGCATAGAAAAAAGTGACATGCTGTTTTCCTACCCCACTGGGAACCAAGCAAGAGGAAAGTTTACTTTGCAACAGAAGAAACATGGAGTACACTcaagaaagagaatggaaggagGCTTTGGGCTGGCCTTACCTGGAACCTTCCAAAATAATTCACCTTGGTATAGTTGACCTGATCAGTTCTGCCAGGAAGACCAGAAAGCAGGCAAGAGAAGAGAGGACAACTTGGAGAGACAATTCAGAGATTTTAACTTCACAGGCCTCTCTGCTGGGTGAGCTGGGAACAACCTAGGAGCAGGACAGAGAAGGAGTGGTGGTCTTTTCCCCCAACAGCccacaaaaagaaattaacactCCAAATTTCCGATGTCCTTAAAATTTCTCAGAGAGTACAAAGGCAAGCTAGCAATAGCATGCAATTGACCACTGCTAGTGGCAGACTCACACCTGCGTctcaggaatgagagagagaggggctgaGTTACAGGCCCATGGTTTAAGCAGCTGATCAAGAACCTCAGCTCTGGTAGCCCTTGGCCTCTGTTTGGCTGAGGTCGTGGGCAGGAATGCTGGGGAGGAGCTTCCTTATAAAGGCACAGGTGTCTGGAAGGCAAAGATTcttgtggaggaggaaggaaaatgggaagggcagagagggtcCTGTCCCACAGAGTCAGGAGCCAGGAGTCAGTCTCACACATGAAGGGGGCCTGTGTCACACACAGGATCCCATCACCACTACAGCCCTCTCCCCGACACACCATCCACAGGCACAGTCTCACATacccactaagacacccaggcagcCTGCACACCCAGCTCCAGGAACACAGGAAGTAGAATTCAGGGAGGAGGGAACCATGAATTCTGGAAAGCCTTCtacagagggagtggggagaacagaaagctggagagaggagggcagaaggaCCAGGGAGGCACAGGGGAAAGCAGCTACTGAGACTCCGAGCTAAGTGAGGGGATGTCATCACCTTGGTGAGGGGATGTCAACAACAGCCCAGACCCCCAGGCCCAGAGGGAATCAGAGAGCAGAAATTTTCTGAGAGCCACCGTTTCAGTGCACCTCCTTGAGTCCAAAGCTGGGAGTCGGAAGTCCCCCAAAAGCGGGATCTGGGACCTGTTGCGAACTTCGGGACTAAGATGTGAGGCGAGTCTGGAGAGCCCACCTTAGCACGGGGTTCTGTCccagaaactttaaaaaggtCTGCGCACCGTGACCCGGACTCTAAGAGAACGAGGGAGGAAATCGGGAAGGTTTCACAAAAGCCCCAAACCCCAGCCCCTGCCGAAGacggtgggggaggagaggagagggcgcGATCAGTTGATCAGTTGTGACCGCAGTGAGTATTCCAGGCTCCTTAGCTGCCTGGGTGGGATGTGGGCCAGGCCCACTAGGAGTGAAGGGGTCCAGGAGACCCGCTCCTAAAGTACATGGAGCGGGGCATGAGCCAAGAGCATAAGCGTGTTATCGCCCCCACTTTGTGGGGCGCAGGCTTGAGGAACGCAGCCCTTGCTGCCGTTCCATCTGTCACTTCGGACAGTCTGGAGCGGAGGGTAGAGGCGCCAGAGTTGACAGCTCCTTGCTCAGACCGCCCCCCCACACTCCCTTTCCAGTTCCGCACTCCGCCCCAAACTGCGCCGTTCCCCTTTTAAAGAAGCGCCCCGGGCTCTCATCCTCGTCGCGCCAGCCCGCGCTGGGCTGCGGCGCCGTTGCCCTTTTAAGAACCAGCCTCCTTTAACTCTCTCCTAACGGGGCGTCCCGGCGGGGCTCGCGGCGCCCGACAGAAGCCCGCCTCCCGCGCGGCACTTCCGGACCCCGGTGTCGCCCTTTTAAGAGGCAGCCCCCAGCAGCgttccccccgccccctggtGCCGGCGCGCGAGGTGGGGGAGCAGTGCTGGAGCGGAGCGCGCCGTCCGCGCGGCCACTGGAGACCGGGCGGCCGGCGGCCGGGcaggcggcggcagcagcagcggaTGGGGACGCGGAGCCGGGCGGCTGTGGCGGCTGTGGCTGTGGCGGCGGCGGGGAAGCAGCTGAcgggccggcggcggcggcggcgctggcGGCAGTGACTGGTCCAGGCCCCGGCGGCGGCTGCAGCGACGCGGTGGAGGGCTGCGGGCGGGCAGCGTGAGGAGCGGCGGCGGAGCGCGGAGCTGCCGGGAGCGGAGGGCGCCGGGCCGCCCCTTGTCCAGTCCTCGCAGGCCGCCAGGCCCCCTCCAGCCGGGGCCGTGGAGCACCGGGGCAAAGGCCGGGGGCCCCCCATGAAGGAGCGCGACGCGGCCCCGGCCGAGCGGGGCAAGCCGGCCACCTACACCGGGGACAAGAAGGCGAAGATGGCGGCCAAGACCAACAAGAAGTGGGTCCGGCTCGCCACCGTGTTCGCCTACGTGCTCTCCGTGTCGCTGGCCGCCATCGTGCTCGCCGTCTACTACAGCCTCATCTGGCAGCCGGTGGGCGCCGGGACCTCGGGGGGAGCCGCCGGCCCGCCCCCCGGCGGCTCCAACGCCACCGGCCCGTCCGGGACttcgggggcggcggcggggcccaATGCCACGGGGTCGTCCCGCCGCGAGGCACCGCGCGACGCGCCCCCGCTGCAGGCGGCGCGGCCCATGCCTCCGGAGCCCTCTGCCGACAGTCCCCTGGCCGGGCCGCTGGAGCGGCCTCGGGGGCTGGAAGAGGACGAGGAGGAAGCGGCGGCGGCGCCGGGGAGTCGTTGAACCCCTGTGCGCCAGGGGCGGCCGGGAACAAGTCTCCCATCCCCAAGCCCGGAGGCAGGACTTTGCAGCAGGACGGGGCGGGGAGCCCGCGGGAGTGACCCCCACGGGAGTGAACGCCCTCCCTTCCCCGCAACGATCGCCAGCTCGCCCCGGGAGCGGGTGGCCTACAGCCCGATCTTCAGCCAAGGGACCACGATTCGCCGGGGGCTCGGGGTTTGGTCTTCCCAGGACCGTGCTGCGCCAGGGCCCTGAGCCATAaagggaatggggggaggggtggggagatcCCTGCTCCGAACCCTTTTTCGCCGCTAGCTCTTGTGTATCCTATGTGCACGAGTGACTCGGGCTTTCCCCCAAGActcaggggaaggagggagctaTAGGGGCTCTTTAATAAGCTGAAGCTCTCGCAAGGAGGGCACCAAAAGTAGTGGAGCTCAGGTACGTCAACCTAGTTGCAGTGGCCACAGATGCATTTAATTTATCGATCCCTGTATATAGTTGTTGACATATGCACTAGAAGCTATAATTACACAGAACTGTATGTATCCTCCCACAACCCTGGGTAGCTACCACTGATGGGGTCATGCAAGGGCTATTTGCTGGCCCCCAAAGTGCAGCTAGCCAGAAGGGCACAAacactgttggttttttttttcatcacccATTCTATTCCCCTTACTTCAGAAAGATAGGTTTATGACCCAAAAGAGTATAATCATCCTTAGACTTGAAAGGACAGTGGAAAACCTTAGAAGTAGAAGCCGTTTCGGGAGGGTGGAGAACGAACTAatcccctcctcttcccaccctAGTGCCCCCACGGAAGAGGCTTCCTGTTGCGGCCCTGACTATCTGGATATGggccagggaagaaggaaggggtaAGAGCAATGCCTCTGTGCTTCAGTCCTTGGCCCTTCTCACAGAGTTCTTTTAGGAAGAGCAAGCTTTTGTAAGTAGAGTGGCTCacaagtgtttttatttcattgtccaCTCCTCAAGATCTTGTCTTGTTCCAGTAATCACCCTTGCCTGCCTTCTTCCCTGAGCCTGTGACAGTATAGCCCTTCAATTAGGCTGAAATCTGTGTGAAACCAGAGCTCTGAGCACATTTTCTGGTTTTGCGTTGTATTCACAGAACCAGAAAGGCTTAAAGGTGGGCTTCAAGCTCAGGATTGTGCTGTGATAGCCAGTTAATAGACCAGCCATGGGAAATTTACCTTGGTTTGTCTTTACCTCTCCTGATAAACCCTACTTACACGCAGCCTATACTTTGACGGAGATGAGAAACACCAAGGAAAGTGACATCTGTATAGTTCTGGGATAGCAAGAATTATACATCCTCAATttggatttcatttccttctgccaCTTGCTTTTAGGCAATGAGTGTGGGTAGTGACAAGATATCAAACCCCTTAGTGTTTCCTTTTTGGGAAATTaggcactttaaaaaaacaaaaagacaaaaacttatCCACCTGAGTCCTAAAACAGTTTGTCTCCAGTTTTCTGGCCTACACTCTAGTTAGCTCTGATCCAAGTTTACAGAACCACAAGTCTTGCTTTAAGCCATGTTGCGGGCAAGGTAACAGCAGCTGAGCTGGTATAGCCTAGGAGCAGGCTGGTAGCACCCCCAGGGTGTCTTGGCTGGAGGAGATTTCTGAGCAGCTGATGTGACTTTGGTCATTAGGAAGCCTTTGaggcctttttaaatttttggtgggtgtctgggggtggggaagaaacaTAAAATGCCACTTTATAACTCCAATAATAGcctgtaatttatatttattgtgtgAATTTTTAgtcttctattttaataatttgtaaattGATCTCTTATTCTAAGAATCCTTTGAATTTGCAGGAGGACATCTGGGAATCTAGTCCCCTGTCCCCATCCCTGCATTCTGGACTGTTGAATCCACTTTGAGATGGATCAAAGAGTCTAGAGAGACCACTCGTAGGTCCAGCTGCTGGCCTCCTGACTCTAAAGCCTTCACTGGAATTGGGACATTAGCTCCAGCTCTAGCTGTGAACATGACCAGAGACATTATTTATAATTCAGCCATTTAAGATATACCTGTCCTCAAAAAGtcctgtatattttttaaaagttttatttttcaggtgaACAAAATACATTCTAAGAACTCTACATAAGCCTGTGTAAGTTGACCATTTCTTTTTCGTACTCCTTGGGGAAGGAGTAGAGGTTGGAAGAAGAGATGGTCTGCGAGGTGGTGGATGGATGTTGATGAATAGGTATAGGAGGAAAAAGTAATTGCTCTGATGTTCTCTGCCTGATGGCCTGACGGAATTGATTAGTGAAGGGTAACAGGAATGCATCTTAGTCGGGAAGCAATCATAGGGTCAGATGAACCATGATAGCTAGCTCAGCCACCTTTTACGAGCCTTCAAAAACCTTGAAAAGGTTCtgctttttttaggatttttaaatttttttttttttttttttaatttgagagagagagatagagcacaagcagggagagggagaagcagactccctgatgagcagggagcctgattccaggaccctgggatcatgaccctagctgaaggcagatgctttactgactcagccacccaggagcccctaaaaggTTCTGCTTTTAAAAGACTCTGAGCAGCAGATGCTTAGCTGGGGAAGCTTAGGGACCAGTGAGTATAGATACTAAGAATTAttaccagaaggaaaaaaaaaaaaaagaattcttacgAACACTGAGCTGGCTGAGAGCTGGGGTGAGGCTGAGCCACCTGCTAGCATCACTGTTCTCACCAGTGAACCACCAGCCCGTGGATAGTTGAAGCCGAACACCAGGAGAAACGtgctgtgcccccccccccccccgcagtggTTGGTCAGAGCTTTGACAGGGGAGCAGGTGAGAGAGCCAAATGGCTGAGAGAAGGTGTAGGTTGCTTCAGAGGGGAGGCTTTTTCTCCCCCTAAAGCAAACAATAAAAGACATGTGGGTGAAAGCAAAATATGAGGGATTAGTTATGCTGCAAAATACAGGGCACACAGTTGAGCTGAGCTCATTATTAGACAATGCTGCCCAGTACAAAGAAGAGTGAGAAGCCAGTGTCGGTGGGGCCCCCTGAGGCCTGCACTTCTCCAAAGCTGTAGGGGGGTAGCTTCTGTGCTTTTTACATCACCTTGTAGTCTGCAGGGGAGCCTGGAAAAAGCCCGCccttcttttatttccctctgcAGCCTACACAATGGCTTTCTGTGAGAGGGCTTGGTAaggcagagcagaagggaagtgaAAGAGTTTCCAGGGTTCTTCTGGTTCCCCCTGGCCTTTGTGTAGATGGTGACCTGTGGCTTTTGCAGTGGCACACGGCTTCACACACTGGACACATAAGGCAGGCAGTGTGTACAGCAAGAGCCCGCTGACCGCCAAAAAGGGCACCATTGGCCAGAACAGGGTCGGGTTGGTGGGGAGCCGTAGTGGGAACAGCTTTATTCTCGCGGGTTAGAAATGAGCTGCAAAATTGTCCATCAGGAAGGAGAGGTCTGTGCAAAGTCAGGGAGGGGGTTACTTTCCTTTACCTGCTTTGCCCCTGGATGACCAGGATCATTTCTAGGTGTTTACTTCCATGAGAAGTTCCTCTGTGCATTTACTCCCTGATGGCCTGCGTTTGAAGGAGGAGATCATCCTCTCTTGGAAGTAAAGTTTCGAAGGGTGAAGGATCAGGAGTTCGGTAAGCTGTTTAGACTGAGTTTGTTGGaatccttcctttcccccatgaTGCTGAGGTGTAGAGAAGGGTTTCTGTGAAGTTTTAAGCATAAGAAATACTTTTCTTCCTAACAGCTCTGGATTTCTGCACAGTATGAGACCACAGCTTGGGAAGCTTTTCTGTCTaccttgtttttcagttttcactaGGGAATTCTCAGATACTGTGTTCTTCAGTTGAGTATTTATATCCTGTTTTGAAATGCTGAGTGGAGAGCATCTACTTGTTTCTACATGTTTCTTTTAGGGGAACCGAAAGGTCAGGTCCTGAGCTTTAGGGCTACCGCAGCTATTAAAAGGGGTAATAATTGTCCTCCCCTTCCTGTCTGCAGAGAATGGAGGTATTTCTGGAATTGCAGTGCAATAACAAAAGGGCCACAgctgtatacttttttttttttttttttttttttagtctccttCAGTGGAGGGATAGACCCCAATAGCTTTGCTCATTTCGTGGGACCAGCACTGAgcttggtgcctggcacatagccaTAGGTGCTCAGAGGTTGTTGGTCGTCTGGTTGATTGTTGTGTTAGATAGAAGTAGCCCCAGTATCAGTGTGGTGTTGCTGGGGTAATCCATTTGCGTTCCCACATCCACAGCCCTCAGTCTGGTTCAGGGGAGTTGATGACTGAAGAGAACCCATGTGCAGACCACAGTCCTTCACAAGGTAAAGGACTTGGGGCCCGTCTGCCTGGTCTTTCCAGGCACTGGAAGTCCCCAGATCTATCCCCTGCAGTGCTTAGCAGGGGCAACATAGATTATGCGTCTCATCCATTGTTCCCTCTGCCCTGGCCCCATGGCCCAATACCTGCTTTCTCTACAGTTTTTGTCACACCTGTTTTACTTGCTGACAAAGTTTGTGGGTTTCTGCTGCCACAAAACCTGTGTTAAactcttttttccctccagtaGCTAATTAAAAAAAcgcaaaaacaattttttcccccttaaccaCACACCCAGACTCCATCAGGCTGTCCATCCTCAGTGCAGAAAAAGCCATGGCTCCAAGTCCTGCACTGTGTACATAAGCCACCTGGTCAGGAAGGAGCACCTGGGCCAGACCAATTTCCATGcattctataaacatttgttaagCGGCTATAAGGGACCAGAAAATTCCCACGCTGTTCTCTCCCTCAAGCCATTTCCAGTCATGCCAAAAAGAATCTACCTTTGTTACTGCCCTGTTTTCTTAACTTCCAGAATCTGGTTTTACAGTAGCTTACCAGTTAAACGCAATAGGATTCTAACTTCCCTTAGAATATTTTCCACGAGCCACTACTATTAATCTGAGAACTATTTATTCACTGCCTACAGTGTGTCAGGTGGGCCCCAAAAGCCCCCAAATGGACTTGTCCAGAAAAGCAATTCCATTGATGACCAAggcactcctttttttttttttttaagattttatttatttatttgacagagagagagagagagagggaagcaggatcccactgagcagagagcccgatgcggggctccatcccagaatcctgggatcaggacctgagctgaagccagaggctttaacccactgagccacccaggtgccccaagggcacTCCTTTTAAAtccacctctctctgctccctccgtGTTCAGAGTCATGAGCTGAAGTCTCTGCCCTGCTTGTGACCTGGAGGCCATCTCCACTCCCTGTGGGTAGTCTGGACAGGATTGCATCACATGGCAGTCAGCGTCTGTGTGCGTGGCAG
This Mustela nigripes isolate SB6536 chromosome 13, MUSNIG.SB6536, whole genome shotgun sequence DNA region includes the following protein-coding sequences:
- the INAFM2 gene encoding putative transmembrane protein INAFM2; translation: MKERDAAPAERGKPATYTGDKKAKMAAKTNKKWVRLATVFAYVLSVSLAAIVLAVYYSLIWQPVGAGTSGGAAGPPPGGSNATGPSGTSGAAAGPNATGSSRREAPRDAPPLQAARPMPPEPSADSPLAGPLERPRGLEEDEEEAAAAPGSR